A segment of the Candidatus Neomarinimicrobiota bacterium genome:
ACTCGGCGCTGTACCCTTATATCTGAATGTAGTTGTAAACGGCGCAGTAGCCGCATTTTGTTGGCCGAAGATGCGCTGAAACGATTCCTGAGCTACGCGCCTCATGGGTGCTCAATCCCTGATTGTACCTGGCCATCACAGAGGTATAATCAGGGATTTTCCTTCCTCGCCTCACCATCGCGCTGCACGAAGCAAAAAAGCCCCGCGCCCGGCTGGGCCTGTGGACGCTACTGGACTCGAACCAGTGACCCCCGCCTTGTAAGGGCAAATGGGCCCCGTCGTGAGAAGAAGTAGAGGTTGCAATTAGCTTGCAATTCTAGATGGAACCAACCATGTCCGACGGGATAGGTCACCATTTAGTGACGAGGAGTATTCAGCGTGTTGATGCAAGGTCGTTGGTGAGGTTTGAATTACCCCCCCCACTCCGGCATATGATTAGCAGCACTATCTTGACCTTGACCCAAGCAGACCCTGCTCCGAAAATATAGAGGCCAGATTTCAGGGGACCAGTTTAGTATATTCCTTCAACCAACGCCTAATATCGCCGTAAATGCTCGGCACTCTATTTGCGTAGCCCTGTGCGAGCCAGAAACCAGCGGATAAATCGCTGAATCATGTTGTCAAGTTCTTAACAAATCCTTGACATTGTTCGTCGAGAAGTGTTAGAATTGGTTGCTAGCTATGAGCGATGTAGTAAAACAGGCACTTCTGGCTCGATTATCAGTCGGAAGACGCAGAAATTTCAGGCGCTATGGCAGGGTCGGTGGACCGGGGAAGGTTAGCCGAGCACCATTTGGATACTACTGGGACGGGGAGCGGCTCAAAATCGACGCTGAAAAGGCGGGGTTGGTACGCCGAATCTACACGCTGCGCGAGGAGGGGCTGTCGCTGGGCAAGATCGGCAAGTATCTGGGGCGTAACGGATTCCGTACGAATCGCGGTGGGAGCTTCTCCAGGCAAGCGATCAGCAATCTTCTGCGGAACCCCTACTATGCGGGCGCTTGTCGGTACGGGGAACTGTTGATTGAGAGGGACCACGAGCCGATTGTCTAGACCGCTCCAAATAGACTCCCGGTGGCCGGTCTAAGGAATTTTCAGCCCTTGCCCTATATCCCTGAATTCTCGACCAGCTTGGAAGATTGCAGCGGGAGTCGATCGGGCTTTCCTGATCCGAGGAAAGAGCAACGCATGGAATATCCCCATGTCTGCGAACCTCGGCAATGGCATATCCAGACTGACCCCACGTGACGGCGGGAACTCTTCCGATAACTCAGCTTGGTCTCCGGCTGGCGGATGACCTCAAGTGACAGCACCAAGCCAGGTCCTAAAGTCCTCAATCTGAGTCTCAACCGATGCTATTGATGCTCCGCCAGCAACGCCTGTTTTAGGTATTTCGTAATCAGCTTGCAGCCGATTCAATACTTCCTGGTCCAGTTCCGGGCTGACATTCTGAAGGTCACCCAAAGCAAATTCGGTGACGTGTAGGCCCCGTGCCACCGCCTTCCGGACAAGGGCCTGTCCCATACGATAAGCCGCTCTGAAGGTGCTGCCTCGCTCGGTCAGCAGCTGCACAACGCCTTCCATTTTGATTTCTGGAATCATCGCTGCGCGGATGGCCTCCGAATGGACCGTCAGTGAATCGACTGCTGTTGCCACGGCTGGCAAGAGCAGGTTGAGGGTCTCCACGGTATCAAAAAGGGCCTCCTTATCTTCCTGAAGGTCCTTGTTGTAGCCCGCGGGTAATCCTTTCAGGACGGCAAGGATGGCGTGAAGGTTCCCAATCAGGCGGCCGGCCTTGCCCCTGGCAAGTTCGAATACATCGGGATTCTTTTTATGCGGCAGTAGACTGCTGCCTGTGGTGCTGTTATCGCCGAGTGTGATGTAGCCGAACTCCTGGGATGACCACAGGATCATATCCTCACCCAACCGGCTCAGATGGATCCCCAACCGAGCGCCAATATAGAGAAAATCGATGATAGCATCTCTGCTCCCCACAGCGTCAATACTGTTGGCGGCAGGGCCACTGAATCCCAACTCCGCCGCAATCCAACCGGTGTCCACAGGAGCGTAGGTGCCCGCGAGAGCTCCCGACCCCAGGGGGCATTTGTCCATCCCATTCAGGTTGGCAGACAGGGCTGATATATCGCGTTGCAGGGCAATCGC
Coding sequences within it:
- a CDS encoding recombinase family protein, translating into MVRRIYTLREEGLSLGKIGKYLGRNGFRTNRGGSFSRQAISNLLRNPYYAGACRYGELLIERDHEPIV
- the argH gene encoding argininosuccinate lyase; this translates as MGGKVWRERFSMDLAPEIDALNRSAHFDWRLGVHDLDVSRVWARALRKGGALTADDVAAILKGLDLIDRELSVKGSAFPESGDEDIHMAVERRLGEIIGEPAEKLHFGRSRNDMVATDILLYLKGQSATIMEKGRNLIKVIVDQAQAHKATPFPGYTHLQQAQVVSLGHIFLAHAIALQRDISALSANLNGMDKCPLGSGALAGTYAPVDTGWIAAELGFSGPAANSIDAVGSRDAIIDFLYIGARLGIHLSRLGEDMILWSSQEFGYITLGDNSTTGSSLLPHKKNPDVFELARGKAGRLIGNLHAILAVLKGLPAGYNKDLQEDKEALFDTVETLNLLLPAVATAVDSLTVHSEAIRAAMIPEIKMEGVVQLLTERGSTFRAAYRMGQALVRKAVARGLHVTEFALGDLQNVSPELDQEVLNRLQADYEIPKTGVAGGASIASVETQIEDFRTWLGAVT